The genomic segment TTTATCCTTTCTGCCACAATAAGTGGCATTTTACCAACTCTTTTATAAGTCCGAAGAAGAGACTTGTATATGTCGGTATTTATGTAGCCAACAATCCTAAGGGTATCCATCAAGTTTTCTGCATCTTCAACATTGCCAAATTCTTCCACGTTTTTACAAACTTCTCGCACTAGTTTTTCATTTGGATCCCATTTTTTTACACTACTAACTGCTTTTTTGAAACAATCGATAACCTTTTTTACATCCCTTTGTTTCAAGTAACCCCAAGACAGAAGCTCCCAAGTGGTATAACCTGGTACAAAGTCTTGCTGCACCATTCGATTGTGAAAAGCCTCTGCCTTTTCCATCTGATCTTTATTGATATAAGCAGCAAGAAGTAAATTGGGAACCCTTGAATCTTTGGTTGGAGAAACAGAATCCCATTCATTGAAAAGCTTCTCAGCTTCCTCGACTTCTTCAAGTTTCAATAAGGAAGAAATAATGCAAGTGTACTCAACATCATTCAGCTTGCGGTAGGTGGATTTCAGCATTTTCCATATCCGGAGAacatcttttttatttttcagacaAGTATGTAAACTAACTGAGTGACGCATAAGCAACTCTAACTTTTCTAGAGATCCTTTTCTCCATTTCCTTCAACGAAGACTCGGCTTTTTCTCGTAGTGAATTCTTGATGTAGATGCTGGACAATGTGCTATATGTTAACCAATCTGGTTCAATCTTGGATTTATTCAGTTCGATGAAAACCTTTTCGGCCGTTTCCATTAAATTTTGTGATGCACATGCAGTTAACAACAGATTATACGTAACAACATCCGGAGTAGTTGTTTTTTTCAGCCCCTGAGTCAATTCTCGAACCTTTTCAAACTGCCCCGAGGAGATATATAGAGACATCATGTGATTATATGGAAGAGGGTATTTTAAGAAACCACATTCCGACATCTTTTTCATCAAAGCCTCGGCTTTATCAGACTTCTTGTGCTGAACGTAGGTGTGCAGGAGGGCACTACAAGTCGTGTGGTCTCTCATTTTGTCAGGGAGATCTTCAAAAAACTTTTCTGCGCTGTTAATACCCCGAATTTTCGTAATCAAATCCAAGTGGACAGCATAGTCCCCAGGCACTAGCTTCATATCATCCTGCATCCTcatccattcacaaacctggACAACTCCACACACAATGACTTAGAATTTTTAGTCGAGGTGAAATCTAATTGCATCGTAACTGACAAAGTAACCGACATATATAACTTTTGGTATACTCGAGTGTGTTTAGATAGAGAATCTGTCTTACCATAGGCGATTGGAGTAATGCGCAGACATTGATTTCAAGAAAATGCACGACGAAGAAGTGATGTTTGGATGCATAATCATTTCCAAGAACAGATCAAGAAAACGTATGACGAAGAAAGACGTATAAATAAATTGCATAAAAATACCGTGAAGTCATCCACAACGATTGGAGTAGTGTGCAGACATTGATTTCAGTTAATACTTTGTGCTTATCTTATACAGTAAATTTCGCAATCCATCAAAGTCCAACTTGCGGATCTAGGCACGGCTACAAGAAGAAAACGCCACCcccaaatatattttttcctaaACTTCAACAGTATGGCTtttgaagaaaacgtaaaaatGGCATCATTTAATAAAGCATCAATTTACCTTTCCGGAGCGATAAATAAAACTAAACTGAAAACAGAGAACGAGAGCTACGAAGAACACTAAACCACGAAAATATAAGGCAAAAAATACGGATAACACGATTAGCAATCGTACGACCTCGAGAGCGTGTTTGTAGCGCTTAAGCCTTCGAAGCTCCCGAACAGTGCGATTTAGCTCGTACTTGCGTACTACGTGCCCCTCCTCCTTCCATTTCCGAATAGTGATAACTGCACTGCGCTTAGCGTACACCAGAGCGAAAAGTCGCCGTCCTAGCGTGTCCCTGCATCCACCGGCGCTAGTCGATTTAGTGGACCCTGTTACCGATGTGATTATTCTACTTCTGAACTGCCGCTCAGCTTCCGTTGCTATCGTCTTAGTCGAGAACTGGCGCGCTGCGGGGACTGCTCTCCGAACCAAACGGAACATAATTTCTTCGGCTTGGTCAGCAGGAAAGTCACAGTTTCAAGGGTAAAGCCCAGCAATGGATTAAAATGGCCCTGTGGGCCTAGTTGGGCCTCTGACAAAAACCTTAAAGCGCTCCAATAACAG from the Primulina tabacum isolate GXHZ01 chromosome 16, ASM2559414v2, whole genome shotgun sequence genome contains:
- the LOC142529478 gene encoding LOW QUALITY PROTEIN: pentatricopeptide repeat-containing protein At4g02820, mitochondrial-like (The sequence of the model RefSeq protein was modified relative to this genomic sequence to represent the inferred CDS: deleted 1 base in 1 codon) yields the protein MFRLVRRAVPAARQFSTKTIATEAERQFRSRIITSVTGSTKSTSAGGCRDTLGRRLFALVYAKRSAVITIRKWKEEGHVVRKYELNRTVRELRRLKRYKHALEVCEWMRMQDDMKLVPGDYAVHLDLITKIRGINSAEKFFEDLPDKMRDHTTCSALLHTYVQHKKSDKAEALMKKMSECGFLKYPLPYNHMMSLYISSGQFEKVRELTQGLKKTTTPDVVTYNLLLTACASQNLMETAEKVFIELNKSKIEPDWLTYSTLSSIYIKNSLREKAESSLKEMEKRISRKVRVAYASLVSLHTCLKNKKDVLRIWKMLKSTYRKLNDVEYTCIISSLLKLEEVEEAEKLFNEWDSVSPTKDSRVPNLLLAAYINKDQMEKAEAFHNRMVQQDFVPGYTTWELLSWGYLKQRDVKKVIDCFKKAVSSVKKWDPNEKLVREVCKNVEEFGNVEDAENLMDTLRIVGYINTDIYKSLLRTYKRVGKMPLIVAERIKKDNVKMDEETRRLVHETSQLCVGEIGSGL